One window of the Pseudofrankia sp. DC12 genome contains the following:
- the fdhD gene encoding formate dehydrogenase accessory sulfurtransferase FdhD: MGRASTRRRIVRVTVGATPGPRVDTVAGEEPLELRLRGRPLAVTMRTPGDDLDLAVGFLVGEGLIGSGADVRSMRYCAGADEDGGQTYNVLDLVLDPAVPEPDLSAAARSFYMTSSCGLCGKASIDAIRLRSRYGVADDPLRVEAAALAGLPAALRRAQRLFAATGGLHAAALADGRGRLELVREDVGRHNAVDKVVGAAARAGLLPLHGRVLLVSGRASFELTQKALLAGIPVLAAVSAPSSLAVDLAAESGMTLVGFLRGDSMNVYAGAERVVTGSGQAEPRRAAAELAAAAAATARDDSGENGAHRAR; this comes from the coding sequence ATGGGACGGGCGAGCACACGGCGGCGAATCGTGCGGGTGACCGTAGGGGCCACGCCGGGCCCTCGGGTCGACACGGTCGCCGGCGAGGAGCCGCTGGAGCTCCGGCTGCGCGGGAGGCCACTCGCCGTCACGATGCGCACCCCGGGGGACGACCTGGACCTCGCGGTCGGATTCCTCGTCGGCGAGGGGCTGATCGGCTCGGGCGCCGACGTGCGGTCGATGCGGTACTGCGCCGGCGCCGACGAGGACGGCGGGCAGACGTACAACGTGCTCGACCTGGTGCTCGACCCGGCGGTGCCCGAGCCGGACCTGTCCGCCGCGGCCCGCTCCTTCTACATGACCAGCTCGTGCGGGCTGTGCGGGAAGGCGAGCATCGACGCGATCCGGCTGCGCTCCCGGTACGGCGTCGCCGACGATCCGCTGCGGGTCGAGGCGGCGGCACTTGCCGGGCTGCCCGCGGCGCTGCGCCGGGCGCAGCGGCTGTTCGCGGCCACGGGCGGGCTGCACGCCGCCGCGCTCGCCGACGGACGAGGGCGCCTCGAGCTGGTCCGCGAGGACGTCGGGCGGCACAACGCCGTCGACAAGGTCGTCGGCGCGGCGGCCCGGGCCGGGCTCCTGCCGCTGCACGGGCGGGTGCTGCTGGTCAGCGGGCGGGCATCGTTCGAACTGACCCAGAAGGCGCTGCTGGCCGGGATCCCGGTACTCGCCGCGGTGTCGGCGCCGTCGTCGCTCGCGGTGGACCTGGCGGCCGAGAGCGGGATGACGCTCGTCGGCTTCCTGCGGGGCGACTCGATGAACGTCTACGCCGGGGCCGAACGGGTCGTCACGGGGAGCGGCCAGGCCGAGCCGCGCAGAGCGGCCGCCGAGCTGGCCGCGGCGGCCGCCGCCACGGCGCGCGACGACTCAGGCGAAAACGGCGCACATCGGGCCAGGTGA
- a CDS encoding aldo/keto reductase, giving the protein MSMRYVNTLGDLGDKTLGSAVVGDAVKGSKKISKIGLGAWQFGSGNWGYGPEYARREAHLILRRALELGITMIDTAEIYGMGASERIVGAALREAGEELAETAFIATKILPVVPVASVVEQRGLASARRLGVRRLDLYQMHQPNPIVKDGPAMRGMRGLREVGLIDHVGVSNYSLTRWQAAETALGGPVLSNQVEYSLVHRAPDEILIPYAERAGRLIIAWSPLAQGLLAGRYDVTNQPAGKVRIGNPLFLTENLARVTPLLDVLREVAAAHDASCAQIALAWVIHNPCVIAIPGASSVAQLESNAAAAEIRLSDDQYAALTDAAARFTPITGPAAWAAIATQRIRQLSR; this is encoded by the coding sequence AAGACCCTGGGGAGCGCGGTCGTCGGCGACGCGGTCAAGGGCTCGAAGAAGATCTCGAAGATCGGGCTCGGCGCCTGGCAGTTCGGGTCGGGCAACTGGGGCTACGGCCCGGAGTACGCCCGCCGCGAGGCGCATCTGATCCTGCGCCGCGCGCTCGAGCTCGGGATCACCATGATCGACACCGCCGAGATCTACGGGATGGGCGCGAGCGAACGGATCGTCGGCGCCGCGCTGCGCGAGGCCGGTGAGGAGCTCGCCGAGACGGCCTTCATCGCGACGAAGATCCTCCCGGTGGTGCCCGTGGCCTCGGTCGTCGAGCAGCGCGGCCTCGCCAGCGCCCGGCGCCTCGGCGTCCGCAGGCTCGACCTCTACCAGATGCACCAGCCGAACCCGATCGTCAAGGACGGCCCGGCGATGCGCGGCATGCGCGGGCTGCGCGAGGTCGGGCTGATCGACCACGTCGGCGTCTCGAACTACTCGCTGACCCGCTGGCAGGCGGCCGAGACGGCGCTCGGCGGGCCGGTCCTGTCCAACCAGGTCGAGTACAGCCTCGTGCACCGGGCCCCGGACGAGATCCTGATCCCGTATGCGGAGCGGGCCGGCCGGTTGATCATCGCATGGAGCCCGCTGGCCCAGGGCCTGCTCGCCGGCCGGTACGACGTGACGAACCAGCCGGCGGGCAAGGTGAGGATCGGCAACCCGCTGTTCCTGACCGAGAACCTGGCCAGGGTGACCCCGCTGCTCGACGTGCTGCGGGAGGTGGCGGCGGCGCACGACGCGAGCTGCGCGCAGATCGCCCTCGCCTGGGTGATCCACAACCCGTGTGTGATCGCCATTCCCGGCGCGTCCAGCGTGGCGCAGCTGGAGTCCAACGCGGCGGCTGCCGAGATCAGGCTGAGCGACGACCAGTACGCCGCCCTGACCGACGCCGCCGCCCGGTTCACCCCGATCACCGGTCCCGCCGCCTGGGCGGCCATCGCGACCCAGCGGATCCGCCAGCTCTCTCGCTGA